In Chelmon rostratus isolate fCheRos1 chromosome 9, fCheRos1.pri, whole genome shotgun sequence, the following proteins share a genomic window:
- the tmem129 gene encoding E3 ubiquitin-protein ligase TM129, producing MESPELTFTLAYIVFAFCFVFTPNEFHSAGLTIQNLFSSWLGSEDVGFTQYHIRRTSITVLVHSALPLGYYIGMCIAAPEKNLGYIHQVSHSWRAFLLLSVCLQLASWTLIIYWSRHHWHNHPISRALQAHVQPPHFSWGSVATSINSEFRHIDKFATGAPGARVIITDSWVLKVTTYHIYMALQSECHVTVTESRQHQLSPDLASPAQILTLRVDSINPHIRPFDIRLNSTEYAELREKIHAPIRNSANVVIHQTISELFLETFRAQVDLNQPYTLPSAQEMEPCIGCMQVPASTKLVRLCHTEGVDNESECQQCFCRPMWCLSCLGRWFASRQDQQRPDTWLSSTVPCPTCRAKFCILDICVVR from the exons ATGGAGAGCCCAGAGTTAACTTTTACTTTAGCTTACATAGTGTTCGCTTTCTGCTTCGTGTTTACGCCCAACGAGTTTCACTCTGCTGGTTTAACCATCCAGAATCTGTTTTCATCCTGGCTGGGAAGTGAGGATGTTGGCTTCACCCAGTACCATATCAGGAGGACTAGCATTACTGTACTGGTTCATTCCGCACTGCCTTTAG GTTACTACATAGGAATGTGTATTGCTGCTCCAGAGAAAAACCTGGGATACATTCACCAG GTGAGTCACAGCTGGAGAgcatttctcctcctctccgtctgCCTCCAGTTGGCCAGCTGGACGCTCATCATCTACTGGTCTCGCCATCACTGGCACAACCATCCAATCAGTCGGGCACTTCAGGCCCATGTACAGCCTCCTCACTTCAGCTGGGGCTCCGTGGCAACCAGCATCAACAGTGAATTCAGACACATAGATAAGTTTGCTACAGGAGCACCTGGAGCCAGAGTTATCATTACTGACAGCTGGGTATTAAAG gTGACCACTTATCACATCTACATGGCCTTACAGAGTGAATGtcatgtgacagtgacagagtcTAGACAACACCAGCTTAGTCCAGACTTGGCCTCCCCTGCACAGATCTTGACCCTGAGAGTGGACAGCATCAACCCTCATATCAGACCCTTTGACATCAG GCTCAACTCTACAGAATATGCAGAGCTCCGAGAGAAGATCCATGCTCCCATTAGAAATTCTGCCAATGTAGTGATCCACCAAACCATCAGTGAACTCTTCCTGGAAACATTCAGAGCACAGGTGGACCTAAATCAACCATACACACTCCCGAGTGCACAG GAGATGGAGCCCTGTATTGGCTGTATGCAGGTTCCGGCAAGCACAAAGCTGGTCAGACTCTGCCACACAGAAG GAGTTGATAATGAGTCAGAGTGccagcagtgtttctgcagaccCATGTGGTGTCTTTCCTGTCTGGGTCGATGGTTCGCCAGCCGCCAAGACCAGCAAAGACCCGACACCTGGTTGTCCAGCACAGTCCCCTGCCCCACCTGTAGAGCCAAATTCTGTATACTGGACATCTGTGTGGTCCGCTGA